One Entelurus aequoreus isolate RoL-2023_Sb linkage group LG09, RoL_Eaeq_v1.1, whole genome shotgun sequence genomic window carries:
- the pcbd1 gene encoding pterin-4-alpha-carbinolamine dehydratase isoform X2, with amino-acid sequence MATKIQRLTEEERAHLLPLLQNAQWVEVVGRDAIYKEFVFKDFNQAFGFMSRVALQAEKMDHHPEWFNVYNKVQITLSTHDCGGLSQRDITLATFIDQASLM; translated from the exons GCCACCAAAATCCAGAGACTGACCGAGGAGGAGAGAGCTCATCTTCTTCCGCTGCTGCAGAACGCCCAATGGGTGGAGGTGGTGGGACGGGACGCCATCTACAAAGAGTTTGTCTTTAAAGATTTTAATCAG GCTTTTGGGTTCATGTCCAGAGTGGCACTGCAAGCGGAGAAGATGGACCATCATCCTGAGTGGTTCAACGTTTACAATAAG GTCCAGATCACCCTGAGCACACACGACTGTGGAGGTTTGTCCCAGCGTGACATCACGTTGGCCACTTTCATCGACCAAGCCTCTCTGATGTGA
- the pcbd1 gene encoding pterin-4-alpha-carbinolamine dehydratase isoform X1: MATKIQRLTEEERAHLLPLLQNAQWVEVVGRDAIYKEFVFKDFNQAFGFMSRVALQAEKMDHHPEWFNVYNKVQITLSTHDCGGLSQRDITLATFIDQASLM; encoded by the exons ATG GCCACCAAAATCCAGAGACTGACCGAGGAGGAGAGAGCTCATCTTCTTCCGCTGCTGCAGAACGCCCAATGGGTGGAGGTGGTGGGACGGGACGCCATCTACAAAGAGTTTGTCTTTAAAGATTTTAATCAG GCTTTTGGGTTCATGTCCAGAGTGGCACTGCAAGCGGAGAAGATGGACCATCATCCTGAGTGGTTCAACGTTTACAATAAG GTCCAGATCACCCTGAGCACACACGACTGTGGAGGTTTGTCCCAGCGTGACATCACGTTGGCCACTTTCATCGACCAAGCCTCTCTGATGTGA